AAAACTAAAGTTGCTACAATTACAAAAGCTCAGGTAGAAGAAATCGCTCAGACAAAATTACCTGACTTAAATGCAGCATCTCTTGAGTCAGCTATCAGCATGATCGCTGGAACATGCCGTTCTATGGGTGTAGTAGTAGAGGACTAATATTTATTAAATAAAGTATTATAATCGGTTCCGGATTGAAAGTTTCCTGCGGTGTCTAAGCAGGTGGCAAGTAGATAGCGGAAATTGTAACAGAGTTGAATATCGTGGGAGGGGTACGATCCCGCCAATACCACAAGGAGGTTATTATAGAAATGAAACACGGAAAGAAATATATCGAAGCTGCAAAACAGATCGAAAGAGGAAACCTGTACGAAAAAACAGAAGCTATCGCTCTTGTAAAGAAAGCAGCAGTTGCAAAATTTGATGAAACAATCGAAGCTCATATCAGAACAGGATGTGATGGACGTCACGCTGATCAGCAGATTCGTGGAGCAGTAGTTCTGCCACACGGAACTGGTAAAACAGTTCGTATCCTTGTATTCGCTAAGGATGCAAAAGCTGAGGAAGCTAAAGCAGCAGGAGCAGATTTCGTTGGAGGAGACGAACTGATTCCAAAGATCCAGAACGAAGGATGGCTTGATTTTGACGTAGTTGTTGCTACACCAGATATGATGGGTGTTGTTGGACGTCTTGGACGTGTACTTGGACCAAAAGGTCTTATGCCAAACCCAAAAGCTGGAACAGTTACTATGGATGTAACAAAAGCTATCAACGATATCAAAGCTGGTAAGATTGAGTACAGATTGGACAAAACAAACATTATCCATGTACCGATTGGTAAAGCTTCATTCACTGAAGAACAGTTAGCGGACAACTTCCAGACGCTTATCGATGCAATTATTAAAGTAAAACCAGCAGCAGTAAAAGGTCAGTACCTTAAGAGCGTAACACTGACATCTACAATGGGACCTGGAGTAAAACTTAACCCATTGAAACTTGCTTAATTCGAGTTTTAGAGATTGCTTATAAAAGGAGCTTGTTAAAAGTTCGTGAATAATAAAAACCGGAGACATCAGACCGAGAGGTAAGGTGTTTCCGGTTTTTGTATATTTCGTTGATAAAATAATGTATATTGCTGAAAGGGGATTCTTCGGATATGAAGAAGCGTGAAGTGTTTCTTCTAATAAAGAAGCAGGAGAGGGATACAGTGATGTTTTGGTGGAGACAGATGATGGAGAAACAGGAATTGTGTTAGAACTGAAGTATGCGGACGATGGTAATCTGGAGACAGCCTGTCTAGAAGCATTTGAACAAATTGAAACAAACAATTATGAAGAAGTACTTCAAGATGATGGAGTGGAGAATATCATAAAATATGGAATCGCTTTTTATAAAAAGAAGTGTAGGGTGAAAATTAAAAAGTAAGAGATGGAAGGGCTAGATTGACTATTCGGGCATTTTGCTGCGAAAAATAAAACCGGAGACATTACACCAGAATGGCGGGTGTATCTCCGGTTTTGCTTTGCTGATTTTTAAAGTCTGTTTTCTATAATGTAAAGAAGTTTGAGTTCGGAATTGTATACCAACAACAATTCCGAGTTGTCTTTTTCTATACGATAGTAGTATTGACAATGTTCAAAGTCAATGCGTTCTTCTGATGGTACATCTAATTTATCCAAACAATATGTAGCAAAAGCTGGAAAATTATCTGTGAATACTGTTGAAGAAGAGTTGGTTGTCCAGTCTGCCATTGATTTTACAGAAGCTGCATCATCGGTTTGGTAAACAGTATAGAATGTTCCATCTCCATGAAAGGAGGTTCCGGTATCCTTGTGATATATTTCGTTTGAATCTTTTGGTAATTCTAGCTTCCAGTTTTGTTGAATTGTAAACTTGTTAGAATTGCATCCGGTTAAAATGAATATTAAGCTGATGAAAAAGATGCTTAATTTTACTTTCTTCAAAAAAGATACCTCCTTTGTAATTGGGAAAATCTACCATAATAAAATTAGACTTTACAACTTGTCGTCTCTTGCATAATAATCAAAATACCAAAAATCGCTACCACGGCTTACACCAAATGAATTGATATAAGAATACTTAAGGTTTTGTTCAACAGAATATATAAACGGATTGATTTTCTTTACTTTAGGTTCATCTGTAGGAATATAATATTGCAATTGTTCGATTTCGAGATTTTCCCAAAATCTTAAATTGATAAAATAGAAATAATCAAAATCGGTTGTGTAGTAAACCTTTCTTGAGGTGAAATCACTGCCATCTCCGAGGTGATCAAAATTGTTTTCTGACCTTACAGATTTCTTGCCAAAGATGGGGAGACCCTTAGCAAACATGACTGGTGGAGTGAAAATAATAAGGGCACATAATAAGAGTAGGATGGGTATTGCGAAATACTTCTTTTTCAATGTAAAACTCTCCTTTCGAAATGCTGTTATGGATGTTACTATTAGGATATCGTTTTCAGATAATAATTTCAATATAAAATAGTCAATCCAGAAAAGCTGAAAGTGAAACAGCTTTTCTGGATTTAATAAAACTTAACTATGTGTTTACAAAGATTTTAAGCTGGCAAAGTTTTGACATACATTACTTTATAATACGGTATATGAAACACTTACGTTTCCGGAGTTAGCAGTAGAATATAGTCTGAATGTCCCATTGGAGTATCCCATGTGATAATATTCTGCATCGCCACAAACTTGTGCAGGAGCGGAAGCAGAAGTCTGTTTAGCACGTATATATTGCGAAGATCTAGCACTAAAATATGACTGAGGAATTCCATATTGTGTAGAAACGCCAGATAATTGTGAAATTGTACTATAGCCTGAACCGGATGAAACTGTAAATGTGTAAGAAAAACCTTGTGAAGCCATCATTGTATAATAAGCACGATAAGTAGAGCCTGTTATGTTGTAGCCAGCGTCATAAGGAGTAACATCGGATGAAATCTTTTCGAAACCATATGCTCCATATGCTCCGTTTGCATATACGTTTAAATTGCAGATGCCACCATTATATTCAGCGGTATGTGTTTCTACAGGATTAGACAAAAAATCAGCAGCTTTTTGAGTGAAAACGTGGCTGAATTGTTATTGTAATCATCTACATATCCGTTTTTGTTTAATGAAACATCAGGAAAAAGAGCTTGTAAGGTTTCGAAGAAAATGAGTTCATCTTGTGGGGGAGTAACGGTTTGGCGTTCTGCGGCACAAATTGTAATGGATGAACTTAAGAAAAGAGTTAGCGTGAGGATAATACTGAATAATTTTTTCATAGTGATACCTCTTATTGTATAGGTGTTGGAATATCTAAGTCGTTATTTACTTTAGTGATTTCAAAGATGATTTCTGAGTGAAAATAGTCTTTTCCCAATACTACATTACTTTCGGCCTCATCTTTTGAAAAACCATTTTGCATGAGCGAAGCAATTGCAACAGCTTTTTCGGACTCTTCGGTGTTGATTACAATTTTTTTGATTTCTTGTTCTTTTAAATCAACGATATATTCTAATTGGTTGATATAAGGTACTTCTATATTTCTTCCATCTGGATCATAATGTAAAGTATCTGTATATTCTGTATAAAAAGTTGCAAGATTTTTCTCCTTTTTCTTAAGGCGAAGAACAAGATTTTGACGATTATAAATGGCGTCTTGACGTTCGCTGATTTGCTCAGCTGTCCAAAATGTATCGTTTTCGTTGCGGAGTTTCATGCGACGATAAGTTACATTATTTGATGTATAACTATAGGATGCTAATAATGAAGTTGAATGGCTGGAGTCTTCGATTAAATTTTCATATTGTTGATATGGGTTTGGAATTAGCATGCCTTCATATACACAGAGTTTACTTTTTTTATTTGCTTCATTTGTTCGGTAGTATGTGGCGGTGTATTCATAACTGTTGGAGAAAAAGTCTTTGATGATTTTTTTGCCATTATCTTCTGTGGTTGATTTACTACAACCAGAAGTAAATACTATAATTAGAAGAAAAAATAAGAGCCATTTCTTAAGAGTTTTCATAATACACCTCCTAAAATTTAGATGATAATTAAATTGTTAATTGTGAGTAGTGCTGTTTCTTAATTCTTTGGGCAGTGTAACTTCGCCCCATAAGGAGACGCATGAGCTTTGTTTTGCAAATTTTGTTGCAAATTGCTCTAAATATTTAATGGTGAGATTTTTTAGTGGCTTATTGTCTTTCTGGTGATTTTTCATCTGTTTTGTTCCTCTCTTTCTTTCGAACTGAAAATGATAAAGCAATAATGGTTTCAATTTCTACTACTAAAAGTGTACATAACATGTAACTCTCCTTCCCCACTTGTAATATATTAGATATAGAAATTATAAAAAGAATAGAAATTATTCCTTTGAATTTAAATTTAATTCGTTCAGAAAAACTTATGTCATTTTTGTTTTCAGATTGTATTGGCGCAAATAAAATAACCAAAAGCACTTCTAAAATGTAAATAAGGAATTTGGTGCTATACGCAAACTGAATACAATTTCCCAAATGAATAATACATTCTAATACTATTAGTGTTAAGCCAAAACATTGCAATACCGTTTTCAAGTGAATTCCACCAAGAAAATGTTTCGTTAAAGTTAAACAAAATAAAATTTGTAGGAACTCAGTAAAATGATTAGTTAAAGCGAATATGATGGCGAGTGCTAAAAGTTTCTCAAATTCAGAGAAAATGATGAGAAAGCTATATTCTACTTTTATTTTTGATAAATGCTCTAAGGTACGATTTGGTGTTAACCAAGAAATTGTTTGTGTAATAATAAAATTATTTAACTTTTCCATGGACTAATCGTATCATCAATCAAGAAATAAAACTATAATTTTCAGACAACTTAAACATGAACAGCTAATTATTGAGTGTGAATGACAAAGATGTTTCGTTGATGAATTGGAAAGATAAAGATATAATGAAAGTGATTATTGAAAAGCAAAGAAGGGGAAACGGATAATGTACAACATATTAATTGTAGATGATGAAGCAGAACAGTGCGAAGCATTGAAAATAATATTGGAAAGACGAAAAGAAAATATAGTTGCAGATATTTGTACAACATTAGAAAAAGCGAAGATATTTTGTGCCGGAAAGAAGTATGATGTATTTTTGCTTGATATGAAGTTGGATGAGAAGGATGGCGATGAGGGTGGGCTACAACTTGGGAATTATATACGCTCGATTATTCCTTATAAATATACACCGATTATCTATATTACTTCTGTTCCAGAAAAAATTCAGGCGGCATTGTCTGATACGGGGTGTTTCCGATACATTTTAAAACCATATACAGCAGAAAATATTAATAAGTGCCTGGATGATGTGCTGCATTCTCCGTTAGTAGCACCGGAAACATTTTCTTTTCAGAATTTTTGGGGTGGAGAAATTCGTATTCCAGAGCGTTTGATTATTTATATTTGTCCTGGGATAAATAGAAGGGTACAGATTTATACAAAAGATGGATGCTATGAAACTATAAGTTACACGATGGAGCAGGTGGAAAACATACTTAGATATGGATTCTTTCGATGTCATCGGAAATATATTGTAAATTTAAAATGCATTTCGGAATATGACAGGAGTAATCGTTTGCTTTATATTGGAGATACAGAGATACCGGTAGGCCGTAAATATAAGGAAGCATTTGAAAATATATGGAGGGTATTATAAAAGTGTACATTTATATAGCAGATTTTGTGACAGCATATATGGAGTACTTAATTTTTTACATATTTTTATGTGCAGTTTTGGCGTGTTCGATAAGAAGTAGAAAGTCTTTCTGGTATATAGGTATTATTCCGGCACTTGCGAGCAGTATTCTTAATTTTATGGGAGTTCAATCGCAGATACACTTGATAATAACACATATAATCTTGTTTGCATGTTTGGAATATCTTGTACATTTAGCGTTGATTCAAATGTTTATAGTGTATGTACTGATTTATGGTATGGTTATGATTGCTGAGATTGTTCAAGTGCCTTTTTGGAATTTGACTTCTGCAGGAGCGTTTCGGGGAGCGGCACCAATAGTCGGAATGCTGATTGTATTGGTATTTGCTGGGATAGGTTATCGTTATTTTCACTTGAATAAAATATATGAAATAATTATAAAAAGAAATTTGGGGATTTTATTAATAGCTGTTGATAGCTTTTTAGTTCTATTTGCTGTGGTTGTGTATGCCCGGTTAAGAACAGAAAAGTTCTTTTCGAATTACCTGATTATCGTTGGAGTTATGTTGATTCTTGTAATAGTTAATGGGAGTGAGATTTATCGCTATTTTAAACAACCGGAACAGTTGAAGCGGATGAAAACTTACGAAGAATATCTTCCAATCGTTGAAGGGTTAATCGAACAAGTACGAATCAGACAGCACGATTATCACAATAAGTTGCAGAGTATTCATGCTCTTGCGTATGTATATGAAGATTTTGAATCGTTAAAGGGGGCTTTGTTGGAAACAACGGAGCATGATATGCTTCCTGATTTCGAAATGAATTTGTTAAAATTGAATATGCATTTGGTAAGTGGTTTTTTGTTCAGTAAAATTCGCCAGGCAGATAAAGAAGGAAAAGAACTGCATTTGGATATTGAACAATATGTAATCAGAACAGCTTGTACAGAATATGAAGTGATTGAATACTTAGGAATCTTGATTGACAATGCAATCGAAGCAACGAATGAAGGAGAAACAATATTTGCGAAGATTGGTTCACAAGATGATAAGGCGGTATTTGAAATCAAAAATCCTGGACCACATCTTACACCGGAATTTTGTAAGAATATTTTCAAAAAGGGATATTCAACAAAGAAAGATGGCGAAGGATGCCATGGAATCGGATTGTACAAACTGAACAGAATGGTGAAAGAATATGATGGGAAACTGATATTGGAGAATGTTGAGGTGGATCAAAAGGAATATATATCGTTTGAATTGAGGATATGAACTTTTCGCATACATGAGTGAAAAAAGTAAAAAATAAAAGAAAAAACACTTGACATCTTGCTAAATTAATGCTAATCTAATATAGCAATTGACTGCCGAAGACAGCAGGTGCTGTAAAGCGTAAGTATGATGACGCCTGCCGAGGAAGACAAGATTTCGAATGAAGATGAAATTTGTAAACCTCTGTGTCTTTGGGCATGGAGGTTTTTATTTGCTTAAAGCAACCTTCTAGCAGTCATACAAATCTAATAAGGAGGTGCACCGGAACGTGGCAAAAGTTGAATTAAAACAACCAATCGTAGCAGCTATCGCTGAAGACATTAAAGACGCTCAGTCAATCGTACTTGTTGACTACCGTGGACTTACAGTAGCACAGGATACAGAGCTTCGTAAACAGCTTAGAGAAGCAGGTGTTATTTACAAAGTATGTAAAAACACTATGATGAAGAGAGCGTTTGAAGGAACAGAGTTTGCAGGTCTGGATGAATTTTTGGAAGGACCAAGCGCAATCGCTATTTCTAAAGATGACGCAACAGCTCCAGCAAGAATTATCTGTAACTTCGCTAAAGAAGCAGATAAGCTTGAACTGAAAGCAGGTGTAGTTGAAGGAACAGTATATGATGTTGCAGGATTAACAGAACTTGCAAAGATCCCTTCAAGAGAAGTACTTCTTTCAAGATTACTTGGAAGTATGCAGTCACCTATTACAAACTTCGCTCGTGTTATCAAACAGATTGCAGAGCAGGATGGTGAAGCTGAAACAGCTACAGAAGCTCCAGCTGAAGAAGCAGCAACAGAGGAGTAAGACATCCAAAACATGGTGGTTTGAGATGAATACACTGTGTATGATATGATTCGGAAGAATGATATTTATAAACCTATAATATGAAAATAATGGAGGATATTAAAATGGCTAAAATGACAACAGCTGAAATGATCGAAGCGATCAAAGAGTTATCAGTATTAGAGTTAAATGAATTAGTAAAAGCATGTGAAGAAGAATTTGGTGTATCTGCAGCAGCAGGTGTTGTAGTTGCAGCAGCAGGAGATGCTGGAGCAGCTGCAGCAGAGAAAGATGAGTTCGACGTAGAACTTGTATCTGCTGGATCAGCAAAAGTTAAAGTTATCAAAGCAGTTCGTGAGATCACAGGTCTTGGACTGAAAGAAGCTAAAGAGCTTGTAGACGGAGCTCCAAAGGTAGTTAAAGAAGCTGTTTCTAAAGCAGAAGCTGAAGATATCAAAGCTAAACTTGAAGCTGAAGGTGCTGAAGTTAACCTTAAATAATTGTTGTTCTTATACAATTAGAGAGTGTTATAGAGCGGCAGCTATGTCCAAGAGACAATTCCTGGACGTAGCTGCCGCTTTTTGTTTCGCTTATATACCACAAAAACATAAAAATGTCAAGAAAATTTTGAAAAACATGTTGACATTCAAATGGAAGATGTGCTATAGTAGAAAATGCGCTATTGTGGAAAGCTAGGCGTTGTAGATTGTAAAAAACGAAGCCTTGTTTTACCGATAATAGAAAAGTGGAGTATTAACTGGGCAATTGGAGCCCGCAAAAAAATATATGAGGAGTGAAACGTCAATGGAGAAAAACAGAATTCGTCCCATCACAAACGGAAAAAGTTCACGTATGAGCTATTCCAGACAAAAAGAAGTATTAGAGATGCCGAATCTTATCGAAGTTCAGAAGAACTCTTATGAGTGGTTTCTGGAGTCTGGTCTGAAAGAGGTATTTGATGATATTTCACCAATCGCTGATTATAGCGGTCATTTCAGCCTGGAATTTGTTGATTTCAGACTCTGCGAGGATGAAGTGAAGTACACAATTGAAGAGTGTAGAGAACGTGATGCAACATATGCTGCACCTCTGAAAGTAAGAGTAAGACTTTACAACAAAGAGACTGATGAGATCAATGAGCATGAAATTTTCATGGGAGATCTTCCGCTGATGACAAAGACAGGAACATTTGTAATCAATGGTGCTGAGCGTGTTATCGTAAGTCAGCTCGTTCGTTCCCCAGGAATTTATTATGGTATTGCTCATGATAAACTCGGAAAAGAATTATATTCATCTACAGTAATTCCAAACCGTGGAGCATGGTTGGAATATGAGACAGACTCCAATGACGTTTTCTATGTACGTGTTGACCGTACAAGAAAAGTGCCAATCACAGTGTTGATTCGTGCTCTTGGCGTTGGTACAAATGCAGAGATCGTAGAGTTGTTCGGTGAGGAACCTAAGATTCTTGCAAGTTTTGGAAAAGATACTTCTGAGAGTTATCAGGAAGGTCTTTTGGAATTATATAAGAAGATTCGTCCGGGTGAGCCACTTGCAGTAGATAGTGCTGAAAGTTTGATCACAAGCATGTTCTTCGATGCAAGACGTTATGACCTTGCAAAAGTAGGACGTTATAAATTTAATAAGAAACTGGCTCTGAAGAATCGTGTAACAGGACAGGTTCTGGCAGAAGATGTAGTAAGCCAGATCACAGGTGAAGTTGTTGCTGAAAAAGGAACAAAAATTACAAGAGAACTTGCAAAAGAGATTCAGAATGCAGCAGCACCATACATTTGGGTAGAAGGAGAAGATACATCACGTAATATCAAGATTCTTTCTAATATGATGGTTGATCTGCAGGCAGTAGTAGATATCGATCCAGAGGAAGTTGGCGTTACAGAGCAGGTATATTATCCTGTATTGGCAGGACTGATTGAAGAGTCTGCAGGAGATATTGATGAATTAAAAGAATCTATCCGCAGAGATATTCACGATTTGATTCCAAAGCATATTACAAAAGAAGATATCATGGCTTCAATTAACTACAATATGCATCTGGAATATGGTATGGGTAATGATGATGATATCGACCATTTGGGTAACCGTCGTATTCGTGCTGTCGGAGAACTTCTCCAGAATCAGTACAGAATCGGACTTTCACGTTTAGAGAGAGTTGTTCGTGAGCGTATGACAACTCAGGACCAGGATGGCGTATCACCACAGTCACTGATTAACATTAAACCGGTTACAGCAGCTGTTAAAGAATTCTTTGGTTCTTCACAGTTGTCACAGTTCATGGATCAGAACAACCCATTGGGAGAGTTGACACATAAGAGACGTCTGTCTGCGTTAGGACCAGGTGGTTTGTCAAGAGACCGTGCCGGATTCGAGGTACGAGATGTACACTATTCTCATTATGGAAGAATGTGTCCTGTAGAGACACCTGAAGGACCTAACATCGGTCTGATCAACTCACTTGCATGTTATGCAAGAATTAACGAATATGGTTTTGTAGAAGCACCATATCGTAAGATTGATAAAACAGATCCGATAAATCCAATCGTAACAGATGAAGTTGTATATATGACAGCAGATGAAGAAGATAATTACCATGTAGCACAGGCGAATGAGCCTTTGGATGAAGAAGGACATTTCATTCATAAGAATGTATCTGGTCGTTACCGCGAAGAGACACAGGAATATGAGAGAAATAAATTCGATTACATGGATGTATCACCTAAGATGGTATTCTCTGTTGCTACAGCATTGATTCCATTCCTTCAGAATGATGATGCTAACCGTGCTCTGATGGGATCCAACATGCAGCGTCAGGCAGTACCGCTTCTTTCTACAGAAGCACCGGTAGTAGGTACAGGTCTTGAGGTGAAATCTGCAGTTGACTCAGGTGTATGTGTTGTTGCAGACGAGGCAGGTGTTGTAGAGCGTTCAACATCTACAGATATTACAATCCGTCACGATGATGGAAGTAAGAAAACATATAAATTAATCAAGTATCTGAGAAGTAACCAGAGTAACTGTTACAATCAGATTCCAATCGTAGACAAGGGCGAAAGAGTAGAAAAAGGACAGGTTATCGCAGATGGTCCTTCTACATCTAATGGAGAGATGGCTCTTGGTAAGAACCCATTGATCGGATTTATGACATGGGAAGGTTACAACTACGAGGATGCTGTTCTTCTTAGTGAAAGACTGGTACAGGATGATGTATACACATCTGTTCATATCGAAGAGTATGAAGCAGAAGCACGTGATACAAAATTAGGACCAGAAGAAATCACAAGAGACATTCCGGGTGTTGGTGATGATGCACTTAAAGATCTGGATGAAAGAGGTATTATCCGTATTGGTGCTGAGGTTCGTGCAGGGGATATCCTTGTTGGTAAAGTAACTCCTAAGGGAGAGACAGAACTGACAGCAGAAGAGCGTTTGTTAAGAGCAATCTTTGGTGAGAAAGCACGTGAAGTAAGGGATACATCTCTGAAAGTACCTCATGGAGAATATGGAATCATTGTAGATGCGAAAGTATTTACAAGAGAGAACGGAGATGAATTATCTCCGGGAGTTAACCAGTCTGTACGTATCTATATCGCACAGAAGAGAAAGATTTCTGTAGGAGATAAAATGGCTGGTCGTCATGGTAACAAGGGTGTTGTTTCCCGTGTACTTCCTGTAGAAGATATGCCATATCTTCCAAACGGACGTCCACTGGATATCGTATTGAACCCATTGGGTGTACCTTCTCGTATGAATATCGGACAGGTATTGGAGATCCACTTGAGTCTTGCTGCAAAAGCACTTGGATTCAACGTAGCTACACCAGTATTTGATGGTGCAAACGAGAACGATATCATGGATACACTCGACCTGGCAAATGATTATGTAAACTTAGAATGGGATGAGTTCGAGAAGAAGCATGGAGAAGAGTTACTTCCGGAAGTACTGCAGTATCTGTCAGATAACAGAGAACACAGAAAACTCTGGAAAGGTGTACCACTTTCTCGTGACGGAAAAGTTCGTCTGAGAGATGGTCGTACAGGAGAATATTTCGACAGCCCGGTAACAATCGGACACATGCACTACTTGAAACTGCATCACTTGGTTGATGATAAGATCCACGCACGTTCAACTGGTCCTTACTCATTGGTTACACAGCAGCCACTGGGTGGTAAAGCTCAGTTCGGTGGACAGCGTTTCGGAGAGATGGAGGTATGGGCACTGGAAGCTTATGGTGCATCTTATACACTTCAGGAAATCCTGACTGTAAAATCAGATGACGTTGTGGGACGTGTGAAGACATACGAAGCAATTATCAAGGGAGAGAATATCCCTGAACCAGGAGTACCGGAATCATTCAAAGTACTGCTCAAAGAGTTGCAGTCACTTGCTCTGGATGTTCGTGTGCTTCGTGAAACTGGAGAGAATGAATTCGAAGAAGTCAAGATGATGGAATCTGTTGATTACGGTAATACAAACTTGAATGCAATTATCGAAGGCGACAGAAGATATCGTGATGAGGAGTCTTATAAAGATCATGGCTATACAGAGCAGGAATTCGTAGACGGAGAACTTGAGAATGTAGAGCAGGAAGAGGAACCAGAAGATTTCGATGAAAACGAAATAATTGATTTCGATGAATTTATGGACGAAGAATAGGAGGAGCCAACTTTATGCCAACAAATAATGAACAGGAAAACCAGCAGTTATCGTTTGATGCAATCAAAATCGGTCTGGCTTCACCGGAAACAATCTTAGAATGGTCAAAAGGCGAAGTTACAAAGCCGGAAACAATTAACTATAGAACATTGAAACCTGAGAAAGACGGTCTTTTCTGCGAGCGTATTTTCGGACCTAGCAAGGACTGGGAATGCCACTGCGGTAAATACAAAAAGATCCGTTATAAAGGTGTTGTCTGCGATCGATGCGGCGTTGAGGTCACAAAGGCCTCCGTCCGTCGTGAGCGTATGGGACATATTGCCCTGGCAGCTCCGGTTTCTCATATCTGGTATTTCAAAGGAATTCCTAGCCGTATGGGATTGATTCTGGACATCTCACCAAGAACATTGGAGAGAGTACTGTATTTTGCATCTTATATCGTACTTGATAAAGGAGAGACAGATCTTCAGTACAAACAGATTCTTTCTGAGTCTGAATATCAGGAAGCAAAAGAAAAATGGGGCAAATCATTCCGTGTAGGTATGGGTGCTGAATCCATTAAAGAATTATTGGAAGCAATTGATCTTGAGAAAGAGTATGCAGAGCTGCAGGCTTCTCTTGAGAATGCTTCAGGACAGAAACGTGCAAGAATCGTGAAACGTCTGGAAGTTGTAGAAGCATTCCGCGAGTCTGGAAACAGACCAGAGTGGATGATCTTAACAGCAATTCCGGTTATCCCACCAGACTTACGTCCAATGGTACAGCTGGATGGTGGACGTTTTGCAACATCTGACTTAAATGACTTATATAGAAGAATTATCAATAGAAATAACCGTCTGAAGAGACTTCTCGAACTCGGAGCTCCGGATATCATCGTCCGCAACGAAAAGAGAATGCTTCAGGAAGCGGTAGATGCGTTGATCGACAATGGTCGTCGTGGCCGTCCGGTTACAGGACCTGGAAACAGAGCACTGAAATCTCTCTCTGAC
This Ruminococcus hominis DNA region includes the following protein-coding sequences:
- the rplA gene encoding 50S ribosomal protein L1, translated to MKHGKKYIEAAKQIERGNLYEKTEAIALVKKAAVAKFDETIEAHIRTGCDGRHADQQIRGAVVLPHGTGKTVRILVFAKDAKAEEAKAAGADFVGGDELIPKIQNEGWLDFDVVVATPDMMGVVGRLGRVLGPKGLMPNPKAGTVTMDVTKAINDIKAGKIEYRLDKTNIIHVPIGKASFTEEQLADNFQTLIDAIIKVKPAAVKGQYLKSVTLTSTMGPGVKLNPLKLA
- the rplL gene encoding 50S ribosomal protein L7/L12, coding for MTTAEMIEAIKELSVLELNELVKACEEEFGVSAAAGVVVAAAGDAGAAAAEKDEFDVELVSAGSAKVKVIKAVREITGLGLKEAKELVDGAPKVVKEAVSKAEAEDIKAKLEAEGAEVNLK
- a CDS encoding LytR/AlgR family response regulator transcription factor, which gives rise to MYNILIVDDEAEQCEALKIILERRKENIVADICTTLEKAKIFCAGKKYDVFLLDMKLDEKDGDEGGLQLGNYIRSIIPYKYTPIIYITSVPEKIQAALSDTGCFRYILKPYTAENINKCLDDVLHSPLVAPETFSFQNFWGGEIRIPERLIIYICPGINRRVQIYTKDGCYETISYTMEQVENILRYGFFRCHRKYIVNLKCISEYDRSNRLLYIGDTEIPVGRKYKEAFENIWRVL
- the rplJ gene encoding 50S ribosomal protein L10; the encoded protein is MAKVELKQPIVAAIAEDIKDAQSIVLVDYRGLTVAQDTELRKQLREAGVIYKVCKNTMMKRAFEGTEFAGLDEFLEGPSAIAISKDDATAPARIICNFAKEADKLELKAGVVEGTVYDVAGLTELAKIPSREVLLSRLLGSMQSPITNFARVIKQIAEQDGEAETATEAPAEEAATEE
- a CDS encoding lipoprotein — protein: MKKVKLSIFFISLIFILTGCNSNKFTIQQNWKLELPKDSNEIYHKDTGTSFHGDGTFYTVYQTDDAASVKSMADWTTNSSSTVFTDNFPAFATYCLDKLDVPSEERIDFEHCQYYYRIEKDNSELLLVYNSELKLLYIIENRL
- a CDS encoding sensor histidine kinase; the protein is MYIYIADFVTAYMEYLIFYIFLCAVLACSIRSRKSFWYIGIIPALASSILNFMGVQSQIHLIITHIILFACLEYLVHLALIQMFIVYVLIYGMVMIAEIVQVPFWNLTSAGAFRGAAPIVGMLIVLVFAGIGYRYFHLNKIYEIIIKRNLGILLIAVDSFLVLFAVVVYARLRTEKFFSNYLIIVGVMLILVIVNGSEIYRYFKQPEQLKRMKTYEEYLPIVEGLIEQVRIRQHDYHNKLQSIHALAYVYEDFESLKGALLETTEHDMLPDFEMNLLKLNMHLVSGFLFSKIRQADKEGKELHLDIEQYVIRTACTEYEVIEYLGILIDNAIEATNEGETIFAKIGSQDDKAVFEIKNPGPHLTPEFCKNIFKKGYSTKKDGEGCHGIGLYKLNRMVKEYDGKLILENVEVDQKEYISFELRI
- a CDS encoding accessory gene regulator B family protein is translated as MEKLNNFIITQTISWLTPNRTLEHLSKIKVEYSFLIIFSEFEKLLALAIIFALTNHFTEFLQILFCLTLTKHFLGGIHLKTVLQCFGLTLIVLECIIHLGNCIQFAYSTKFLIYILEVLLVILFAPIQSENKNDISFSERIKFKFKGIISILFIISISNILQVGKESYMLCTLLVVEIETIIALSFSVRKKERNKTDEKSPERQ